Genomic DNA from Pigmentiphaga litoralis:
ATGGCCCCTGTCACCTACCTGATCGCCCGCGAAGCGGGCGCGAAGTTCAAGGCGCTGCCGGTGTTCATCTTCCGCCGCTTTCATCATGCCGGCCTGGTGTATCGCGACGACGCGGGCATCAAGGAACCGCGCGACCTGGAAGGCAAACGTGCCGGCGTGCGGGCCTATTCCGTCACGACCGGCCTGTGGACTCGCGGCATCCTGATGAACGACTACGGCGTCGACAACAGCACCATCACCTGGGTGGTCGACGATGAAGAACACGTCTCGTCATTGGTGCTGCCCGACAACGTCGAACAGGCACAGGACGGCAAGTCGCTGGTGGACCTCATGGCCAGCGGCTATCTGTCGGCCGCCTTTACCGACAACGCCGGCATCGGCCGCGCCGGCGCGCCCGCCGACGGATGGCAAGCCGGTGGCCGCATCAAGCCGCCCGAATACCGCGAGCTGTTCCCCGACGCCGCCAAGCTCGAAGCCGAGTGGTACGCCAAGACCGGCATCTATCCGGTGCACGGCCTGATCGTGGTGAAGGACGAATTGCTGGCCCAGTACCCGTGGCTGGCCAAGTCCCTGTACGACGCCTTCCTGGAATCCAAAGAGATCTATCTGAAGCAGCTGGCGGCGGGCGAATCGGTGTCGGACAAGGACACCCATTACCGGGCCATGGCCGAGATCGTGGGCGACCCCCTGCCCTACGGCATCAAGGCCAACCGGGCATCCATCGAAGCCATGATGCAGTACTGCTTCCAGCAAGGCCTCCTGAAGAAACAACACGCGGTCGACGACCTGTTCGTTGACGTCGGCAACTAATCAGACATCAAGGAAACACACCATGGCAACGCGCCTGATCGATATCCATCCGCACATCATTTCCCCTGACGAAAAGAAGTATCCGCTTGATCCGCTGGGCGGCGAACGCTCGGGCTGGTCCGCCAAGCGCCCGGCCACCTTCGAACAGTTCGTGGCCGAGATGGACAAGGCCGGCGTCGACAAGGCGGCCATCGTGCATTCGTCGACCACCTATGGCTTCGACAATTCCTATGTGGCCGATTCCGTTGCCACGGACCCCAGCCGCTTTGCCGGCGTCTATTCGATCGACCTGCTGGCCCCCGACGCCGCCGAAAAAATCCGCTACTGGAAGGAACGCGGCCTGTCGGGCCTGCGCATCTTCACCACGGGCAGCACCATGCCCGGCCAAGCGCCGACGCTGGAATCGCCGGATCTGCACGGCGCCTGGAGCCTGGCGGGCGACATGGACTTATCGGTATGCGTGCAGATGACCAAGGCGGCCATTCCGGCGCTCGAAAAGCTGCTGACCGCCTTTCCGGCTACTAACGTCATCATCGACCACATGATGAAGCCGCCGATCGCCGACGGCGCGCCCTACCCCGGCGCCCAGTTCCTGTTCGACCTGGCCCGCTACAACAACGTGCACCTGAAGCTGAGCAGCCGCAACACCGAAGAATCGCAAGCGGGCAAGGCCACGCCCCAGACGTTCTTTGGCAAGGTCGTCTCCACCTTCGGCGCCGACCGCATTGCGTGGGGGTCCAACTTTCCGGCCAGCGAAGGCAGCTTGCTTGACATCGTCAACGACCTGAAGCGCTGCATCGACTTCCTGCCCGCCGCCGACCAGCACTGGATCATGGCCGGCACCGCGCAGAAGCTGTATCCGCAACTGGCCGACTGACCCCCACATTCAAGGAACAACCATGTCCACTGCTGATACCCGCGTGCTGACCCTGAAAACCAACCTTGCCGACTCGCCCGTCGTCGCGGCCATGAAAGACGGCCGCATCACGTCCGACCTGGTGCAACTCGATTTCTGTGGTCCCAAGACCGCCCACGACGGCTTCAAGCCGATGATCCGCAACAACGACTTTGACGCCGGTGAACTGGCCATCGTTACCTACCTGCAGGCCAAGGCCTTCGGCAAGCCCTTCGTGATGCTGCCAGCACCGGTGGTGGGCCGCTTCCAGCACCACTGCATCGGCTTCAACAAGGAATTCGGGCACCTGAACCCGAAAGACATCGAAGGCAAGAAGGTCGGCGTGCGCAGCTATGCGCAAACCACCGGCCTGTGGGTGCGCGGCATCCTGCAGCACGAACACGGCGTCGACCTGGACAAGGTCACCTGGATGACGATCGACGACTCGCACCTGGCCGAATACCAGGACCCGCCCAATTGCCAGCGCCTGCCCAAAGGATCGTCCATTCCGCAGATGATGCTGGACGGCGAACTGGCTGCGGCCATCCTGGGCAACGACATGCCCAAGGACCCCCGCGTGCAGACCCTGATTCCCGAGCCGATCGCCGCCGCCAAGGCCTGGTACGAACGCGAACACGTTGTGCCCATCAACCATGTGTTCGTCGTGCACCAGGACATCTCGCGCAAGCACCCGGAGGTGGTGCGCGACATCTACCGCATGATCAAGGAAAGCCGCGCCCTGGCGCCAGAGTCGGCGCTGGCGACGTTGCCGCCGCTGGGCCTCGAGGCCAACCGCAAGGGGCTCGAGATGGCCATTGACTGGTCGTACGAACAAAAGATCATTCCCCGCAAGTTCTCGGTGGATGAACTGTTCGACGACGTGACGGGGTCGCTGGACTGAACCCCGTCGAGTAGAATCCCCCGGGGCTTCCGGCCCTGCACTCTTTCCCGGGGGAACTTGCATGACGCAAATCGACTGGTACATGCAGCTCAATCTGAAAGCCCGCCATCTGCGGTTGATTACCGCGCTCTACGACCACGGCAATCTGAAGCAGGTCGCCGAGATCTCGCACGTGACCGTGCCCGCGGTATCGAAGGCACTGGCGGAACTGGAAAAGGGACTGGGGCTGGAACTGTTCAGCCGCACTGCGCAAGGCCTGCGGCCCACCGCCTACGGCGAGTGCCTGGTGCGCCATGCACGCACCCTGATGACCGAAATCCACCAGGCCCGCGACGAACTCAAATCGCTTAGCTCCGGCGCCGAAGGCAAGGTCCACGTCGGCGCTTTTCCGGCCGCAACGTCAGTGCTGCTGCCACAAGCCATTGCCCTCCTCAAGCAGCGATCCCCGCGCACCAACGTGCTGGTGACCGAAGGCATCGCCCAGACCCTGCTGCCCGAATTGTGGCAAGGCCGCGTCGATATCGTCGTGGGCCGCCTGCCGGTGCGCAACGCCACAGACGGCTTCGACGAAAAGGAACTGCTCGACGAGCCCGTCAGCCTGATGATCCGCAACCAGCATCCGCTGGCGCGCAAGAAGCGGCTGAAGTGGTCAGATCTGCAACCCTACCCTTGGGTGCTGCCGCCCACCGGCACGATCCTGCGCGCCCCGCTGGAGCGCACGCTGGAACAGCACGGCGTGGCGCTGCCGAACAACTATGTCGAGACGCTGTCGACCAGCCTGGCGCGGGCCTACTTGCTGGTGACCGACGCCATCGCCGTGATGGCGGGCGCGGTGGCGCACGACGCGGCCCAGCCTTTGAAGATCCTGCCGCTGACTTTCCCGCATGTGATGCGGCCCCGCGGGGTGCTGTGGAACAAGAACCGCGGGCTGACCCCCGGCGCGGAACTGATGGTGCAGTGCCTGGAAGAAGCCGCCACGGCGATGAAGCTGCGGCCGGCGACCCCGGTCAGTGATCAGGACACATGACGGGCCGGCGACGTGATACTGCCTGTCGCCCCCAGGTCAACGCGGTGGCGGTGGCGGATCCTGGCGAGCGCGATAGCTTGGAATATCAGGCGCGGCGGCGGCAGGCGGGTGGTCCTCCAACGCCTTGATCAAGGCCTGCATGTCACCAATTTCCTTGACCTGCGCGCGAATGATTCCGTCGGCCAGTTCCCGAACGCGGGGGTCGCGGATATGCGCACGTTCACTGGTCAGAATGGCAATCGAGTGGTGCGGAATCATCGCTTTCATGTAGGCCACGTCGTCTACTGTCTGTTGGCTTCGAACGAGCCATAGACTCCCCGCGAACACCGCGATGCCACCGATAACGATCGCTACGTTCACCGTACGCCGGGCGTACATCGCCCACATGAACCCGATCATCACCACCGCCATCACCGCGCCCATCACCAGCGCCATCCACATTCGCGTCTGGCTGAACTCGATGTGCTCGACGCTAAAAACGTTCAAGTACATCAGGCCATACATGAGCACTGTCGACACAGCAATCATGGCGGCGAATCGCCCGTAGCCCATCGCCATTGACTTCATACCTTGTTCGGTCATCGTCATTCCTTGGGAGGGGTAAAGAGTCCGACAGAGCAAGGGGCATGCCGGACGGACGTCAGACGAACAGCGCGCGTTGCCCCGGCGCACGCGTCGCCATGAACCACTCCAGCTTGCGCGCGAAATAATTCCAGGAATGCTCGACATGCACGGGGGTCATGATCTGCGCATTGCGGCGGGCGCGTACTGCAGGGTTGGGCATCGTCGTGGCCGCGGCGGACTTGTTGCCAAGGACGTGGATACGCGCGGCGCGTTCCAGGAACACACCGATGATGATCGCGTGCTCGATCGACGTTCCGCAGAACGACACGCCATGATTGGCCATCAGCACGGCAAAGCTGCTACCCAGGCTGCGTGCCAGCGCTTCGCCTTCTTCCTTGCGTGTGATCAAGGCCACGTCGTCGGTATGCCGGGGGATCTCGTCAAAGTAGTCGGCATCCAGGGTGAACGGCTGCAAGGCGCCTTCCATGGCGGAAAGAATGCTTGCGTGCAAGGGATGCGTATGCGCGACGACCTGCACGTCGGGGCGTAACCTGAAAATCTCGGAATGGATGGGCCATTCGGAATGGCGGCCGCCGTCTCCTTCAAGCTTGTTGCCGTCGAAGTCGACCAGCACGAAGTCCGCCGACGACAGCACTTCGCCAAGGCCGATCCTGTTGCGCTTCATCCAGAAGCCTCGCCCATTCGGGTCGCGCAGCGAGACATGCCCGAGGGACATGTCTCCGTGCCCTTCCAGCTCAAGTATCCGGCTGCCTACCGCAAGCCGATCCAGCATCGCACTCAGTTCTGCATCCATCATTGTCACTCTTGAAGATGGCTCCACCGCAGCGCACGGTTGCGCACGGCGATCACGCCATGGTCCAGTACCCATCCCAGCAGCCCGATGCTGACGATGCCCGCGTAGAGCTTGTCGGGCCGGAATGAGGTGCCCGCATAGCCCACATAGAACCCCAGCCCGTGGGTGTCGCCGATCATTTCGGTCACCACGACAACGGTGATGCCGATCGGCAATGCGATGCGCAGGCCCGCCAGGATCCCCGGCAGGGCCGCGGGAATCAGCACGTGGCGCAGCAGGCCCGCACCTTTCAACCCCATGTTCTGCGCAGCCCATACGACCTCGCGGCCGATACCGCGCGTCGCCAGATGGGTCGCGACGACGACCGGATACAGGCACTCGACGGCAGCAAACGCAATTTTTGATGGCGTGCCGATTCCGAAGACGAAGGTGAAGATCGGAAACAAGGCGATCTTGGGAACCGGATAGCCTGCAAAGAAAACCGGCTCAAACAGGTACTCGACCCACTTGACGCGGGCAAGTGCAAAGCCGATCAGCACCCCCGCAATCGACCCAATCGCGAAGCCCGACAGCGTCCGGTACAGCGTGATGCCTGCGTGATAAGGAAGATTGCCGTTGGCCATGTCAGCCAGCCAGGCAGTAGCCACACGATCCAGTGGCGGCAATACCCGGGGCGAGACCCAACCCGACCAGGCGACCGCTTGCCAGATCAGCAGCAGCAGCGGGATCGAGTACCAACGTTCCATACGGCGCGTCAAGGTCATGTCCGCGCCTCTTGCGTGCCGATCAGTGAGCCACGCAGCACACGATGCCTGATG
This window encodes:
- a CDS encoding DUF305 domain-containing protein, with product MTEQGMKSMAMGYGRFAAMIAVSTVLMYGLMYLNVFSVEHIEFSQTRMWMALVMGAVMAVVMIGFMWAMYARRTVNVAIVIGGIAVFAGSLWLVRSQQTVDDVAYMKAMIPHHSIAILTSERAHIRDPRVRELADGIIRAQVKEIGDMQALIKALEDHPPAAAAPDIPSYRARQDPPPPPR
- a CDS encoding class II aldolase/adducin family protein translates to MGTGPWRDRRAQPCAAVEPSSRVTMMDAELSAMLDRLAVGSRILELEGHGDMSLGHVSLRDPNGRGFWMKRNRIGLGEVLSSADFVLVDFDGNKLEGDGGRHSEWPIHSEIFRLRPDVQVVAHTHPLHASILSAMEGALQPFTLDADYFDEIPRHTDDVALITRKEEGEALARSLGSSFAVLMANHGVSFCGTSIEHAIIIGVFLERAARIHVLGNKSAAATTMPNPAVRARRNAQIMTPVHVEHSWNYFARKLEWFMATRAPGQRALFV
- a CDS encoding ABC transporter permease encodes the protein MTLTRRMERWYSIPLLLLIWQAVAWSGWVSPRVLPPLDRVATAWLADMANGNLPYHAGITLYRTLSGFAIGSIAGVLIGFALARVKWVEYLFEPVFFAGYPVPKIALFPIFTFVFGIGTPSKIAFAAVECLYPVVVATHLATRGIGREVVWAAQNMGLKGAGLLRHVLIPAALPGILAGLRIALPIGITVVVVTEMIGDTHGLGFYVGYAGTSFRPDKLYAGIVSIGLLGWVLDHGVIAVRNRALRWSHLQE
- a CDS encoding LysR substrate-binding domain-containing protein — encoded protein: MTQIDWYMQLNLKARHLRLITALYDHGNLKQVAEISHVTVPAVSKALAELEKGLGLELFSRTAQGLRPTAYGECLVRHARTLMTEIHQARDELKSLSSGAEGKVHVGAFPAATSVLLPQAIALLKQRSPRTNVLVTEGIAQTLLPELWQGRVDIVVGRLPVRNATDGFDEKELLDEPVSLMIRNQHPLARKKRLKWSDLQPYPWVLPPTGTILRAPLERTLEQHGVALPNNYVETLSTSLARAYLLVTDAIAVMAGAVAHDAAQPLKILPLTFPHVMRPRGVLWNKNRGLTPGAELMVQCLEEAATAMKLRPATPVSDQDT
- a CDS encoding phosphate ABC transporter substrate-binding protein; its protein translation is MSTADTRVLTLKTNLADSPVVAAMKDGRITSDLVQLDFCGPKTAHDGFKPMIRNNDFDAGELAIVTYLQAKAFGKPFVMLPAPVVGRFQHHCIGFNKEFGHLNPKDIEGKKVGVRSYAQTTGLWVRGILQHEHGVDLDKVTWMTIDDSHLAEYQDPPNCQRLPKGSSIPQMMLDGELAAAILGNDMPKDPRVQTLIPEPIAAAKAWYEREHVVPINHVFVVHQDISRKHPEVVRDIYRMIKESRALAPESALATLPPLGLEANRKGLEMAIDWSYEQKIIPRKFSVDELFDDVTGSLD
- a CDS encoding amidohydrolase family protein, which produces MATRLIDIHPHIISPDEKKYPLDPLGGERSGWSAKRPATFEQFVAEMDKAGVDKAAIVHSSTTYGFDNSYVADSVATDPSRFAGVYSIDLLAPDAAEKIRYWKERGLSGLRIFTTGSTMPGQAPTLESPDLHGAWSLAGDMDLSVCVQMTKAAIPALEKLLTAFPATNVIIDHMMKPPIADGAPYPGAQFLFDLARYNNVHLKLSSRNTEESQAGKATPQTFFGKVVSTFGADRIAWGSNFPASEGSLLDIVNDLKRCIDFLPAADQHWIMAGTAQKLYPQLAD
- a CDS encoding ABC transporter substrate-binding protein; the encoded protein is MTSSQPLPLKIAIATYGHTAALKQGKVEIDGVQPDFVEIKPIIAAFRRMVRDVEFDVCEMAPVTYLIAREAGAKFKALPVFIFRRFHHAGLVYRDDAGIKEPRDLEGKRAGVRAYSVTTGLWTRGILMNDYGVDNSTITWVVDDEEHVSSLVLPDNVEQAQDGKSLVDLMASGYLSAAFTDNAGIGRAGAPADGWQAGGRIKPPEYRELFPDAAKLEAEWYAKTGIYPVHGLIVVKDELLAQYPWLAKSLYDAFLESKEIYLKQLAAGESVSDKDTHYRAMAEIVGDPLPYGIKANRASIEAMMQYCFQQGLLKKQHAVDDLFVDVGN